A stretch of DNA from Cyprinus carpio isolate SPL01 chromosome A25, ASM1834038v1, whole genome shotgun sequence:
aaattaagtttaaaacaaACCACAATATGCAGACTTATCAATAATATctcttatataatttattaaatcatacaTTACATGAGACAGTCAGCCTCTATTTCTATGCATGAGTGCAGttccatatttaaaatattgttttgctaGCTGCATTATTTAGGGAATGCATAATGCAGAGAGTTAAAGAAAGGCTATATTAAGAGAAAGACACTGAAGAATTGAGCTGAAAAAACAGCGTGAGTCTCACTTTGATGCATCAAGTTTCTGCTGCTCCAGGATGTGTTGCTGGGTCTCCCAGTTGGCTTTTTCCTCCTCAAACTGGCGCCTCTTCTCCTCAAGCTCTTTATACTGAGCTTCTAGATTCTTCTTCATCTGTTCATGATGCCGCTCCAACTGTATCAAAAATGCCCAAGGATTTTTAGTTAAGTATTTGTGATATTAGCTATGACAAATATGGAGAGCAACGGGAAcaaatgctaaaatgtttttttttttatttagaactaGAAACCAAACACATGCGTCCTCGCATACACACCTCTGCCTCAGAGTCCTTCAGTTTTTGCTTCTTTTCTTTGACCTTCATCTCAAAGACCTGCTCCATCTCTGTCtccatcttcttcatcttcattacatgctccctcctctcctcctccatctggGCCAGGGGACTCCTACAAGAGAGACattgtaacagatttggagaaattttacatcacttcctcatcaatggatcctctgcagtgaatgggtgccgtcagaatgagagtccaaacagttgataaaaacatcataataatccacattggataaagcaatattatggatagaggactcatattatGGCTGaaaaaaattctccaaatcttttcctgaggaagaaacaaactcatctacatcctggatgtcctgagggtgagtaaactttcagcaaatttttatttttgggtgaactatgtaTTGACTAGACTTTTAAAGAATTTTTGACCGTTAGGCTACAGGAGAGGATCGACAAACTTTGCAGACTCAATCCCAAGGAAGGGTGTTTAggacaaaaactgaaaaacattgaaaaaaatagaACTGTTTTCAT
This window harbors:
- the LOC109079519 gene encoding septin-7-like produces the protein MQDLKDVTNNVHYENYWSKKLAAVTCNGVDATKNKDQLTKSPLAQMEEERREHVMKMKKMETEMEQVFEMKVKEKKQKLKDSEAELERHHEQMKKNLEAQYKELEEKRRQFEEEKANWETQQHILEQQKLDASNGQESCKQDVFGR